Sequence from the Melitaea cinxia chromosome 18, ilMelCinx1.1, whole genome shotgun sequence genome:
CTTGTTGGGTACTATCAGCCCTGTTATCATTGATGAGAGTTATTCTAGCCGTCGATTTTCAACTAGTCAAAGTCACTGTGCAATTACGAGGAAATATTGACAGAATGCTCGTGAGTTGCTACAAATTTTGCTCAATTTTAGATGACGTTATGTCTTACAATGAACTTATTTCAGTTCATGATTCTCTATTTTCTGGCCcaatgacaaaaaataaatgtttatttttttatttctatgttttaGGAACATCATGAAAAGCACATTCGTACAGTATCGCCGGAAACGCTTGAAGCAAATCAACCATATACTCCAGTACATCACTCACGTAATCTGATTCAACttcattttaagaaaaattttcGATCTAGTTTACTGGCCAATAATGAACAGAACATTATAAACGACACAGATGATGATGTTAACTTACTTTATTATTCTGGCTTACCAAAAGAAAAATCAGAACCATCTTTAGTCCAAATAGAACGTGACAAATTGGACAAAATGTCAGCCTATAAATCAGTAGCAAAGAAACATAGGTTCATTATTAAAATGCTTCTTGACTTGGTTGATAATGTTCATACGTCTCAAACTAGTGATATCATTTCGAGCTCAAGTTCATTAGAATCTATATCTGAATCGGCTCCAATAATCCGTCAGTACGGTCAACAACGTAtttcttctaaatttatatataagtctCCGACTCGAAATCAAGAGATCGAATCTGAAGATCTACTCGCAGCCGAGGCAATAACATCAGAAATTAAACgtcatttacaaataaaattaaacagggAGATAagcgaattaaataaaattaattatacatcaTCGAATATACCGTCAAAGTCTTCTATGAACATCACTCCTGAGATGCAAAAAGTTTTAGAGGAAAAAAAAGGTGCTACATCAAAATTTAACTCATCTGATTCTAATAAACCTGGTGTTCaccaagaaaaaaagaaaaccgaactaaaatcaaatttaaaacaagtCGGTATTCAAACAGATGATAAGATGAAAGATAAATCGCTTAAAGTAAAAATAGACTCTCACACAAGCGTTATCGATTTAGATACATCAACAACCCTAGATAGTCAAActactaagaaaaataaagaaacccaaacaaaaaaagaaaagcaggaatagatttaatatattacaaaatagtaAGAAAACATTATCGATAAAGTCATTGTCAAAATATGATGGcgataaataatgaatttaatgtaatttaaagtatatataggtattctcactttttttttttctttattatattgatttttagattttattggagtttactccctaagaatcgattttcaaatAAGGCCCCACTATGAAAAAAAAGTGAGGAGTAAAAtatactgaacgaatgacctcgttacgtttttgtgcaCAACCTGTTCTGCGCACCTTTCACTTTTCAGGCGTGAGTATTAGGATGTCATACGCCAACCTATTAGGgttacgacgttttctaataatgcaatctatcggaacccaatagggtgCGTTTtatgattcgtttatttaccatttgatatggtattaatatttttcttagactattaagcctttttgtgcctatttagacagtcgatctgtaggagtaaactctagtcgtgcgtcggagctgacacacacatttttttataacacgTTTAAATAAGTTTATCGCTACGTATTTCAGTGGCTTACATGAAATAACCCTTTTTTTAAGCTCGAACATAATCAATATCtctatcttaaaatattttaaagataagtgTAACATCTTTCTAATTTTCTGTCGGTTATTATCGTCTTATaaacaacgttttttttttcaaacagttCTCCCGTCATTCAAATATAACTCAATGTGGGGTcatctatatttaattttttgatagaaAATAAATGGGCAAGGTAAATTGCGCAAGAGATAACACGAGAtatctttatttacattaatgtCCTAGTCCAAGCAGCGGCCACGGTCAACGTGAATGCGTTTACTCCGACAAGTTACCAAATAAAATGATTGGTCAATACGAACTTGAACTTTCGTGTTTCTGCATTCTCacaaatatataacttttttaacataatatatctcGCTCTTATCCGTTTTTAAAGTCAAGATAGTAAcagttttgtatttaaaacctTTAATTCACGTTTAACTTTcaaattaaactattatttcttttaacttttatattaaaaaataattacttaaatattaggTACCTAAAGATCACTTTAATACTTTCTATAAACCATTCTTCTTTATGACTAAATTACATTCTATCTTAACCAAGCTCTTTCAAATTACCCATTATCAGGATCTTATATTTACGTACATCCGACAAACTCTTAATTAAACATTCATATAAACCAAttacttttatacaaatagattCAATTGTTTacacataaatttaaaactaatcaaCATTTTGGCACAATGTAAGACAAACGAAAATTGTATGTATTTCGAAGAAAtcaaacattttaaagtaattatacaaattaaaacaaatgagGTAGTATAAATAAAGCATTGTTTACACTTCTAGTTTCTTAAGCCGGATCCACACGCCACTGTCCGCCGCGCAAGCCAGTGATGTGGCCTTGATCTTCATAGGGACTCGCGTGCGAGCATCTAGCGATAACTCGTAATTGTGCAAGAGCTTCACTAGTGCCAACTTCGATTGAATGTATCCTTGTCGAAGTCCTAGAATGTTATAAGTACGTTAGTTCATCTTATTTGAATATATTCGGCTTAACTGTTACGGAATTACCTGTGTTCAATAGTCTTAAAAGGCGTTTAAAAAATACgaacttaaaaattatacctATTAACTCTGTTTAcgttaacaaaatataaattgagacaaaatataatcaaaatattcttaatattatttacgaaAAATAGAAGGTAGGTTAAAACGTGTTTTAATACCAAAAATCCGTGTGAATCTAATTATGTTCTTTTAAAGGATGTCgagatttttattgttttcattgaaagaaggttaataaaaatatataccaatGTCAAGTGTATTCAAGTTATATAATATGCATAATTGCATTTGGTAatgtcaataaattataaaagtagaCGTATACcataatgtaatttatagatCTCTCCTAGTAATTGTCtttaacttttaactgaggtaaggcacagcaggcatttcctgttcaaaataaggagcagcccaactagggtagtacttcgacctttcAGAAGAACACAGCTGaatatactgttttcaagcagtattgtgttcctgttggttagtaaggtgaccagagctcctggggggattggagattgggtcgggaccgcgcttgcgatgcttctggtgttgcaggcatctataagctacggtaatcgcttaccatcaggtgggctgtacgcttgttttccgacctagttatatttaaaaaaatttaaatctattaaGATGAGAGAAAAAAACGGCCcttgtgtattttaaattatttttaacaggtACAACACAGgcattaaaaacttatttacctTCTAAAATACAATGTGTTATATTTCACACCCATTTAAACTATTGGATAAaccaactattaaattaaaaaccatgtacgcaattttatgaattttccTCATGTTAATCAAATATGAAGCAATTCTTAATAAAAGTGATGTTGGTAAAATCCTTCGCTGCTATAGAAAGGTAGACCTTGTTTTATATGAATCACATTTACTTAACATTACCTAAACATTTCCTCGGGCCTTCACCAAAAGGCATCCAATGACATGGATGCATATTCTTTTTGTTATCCGGTGAAAAACGTTCCGGCTTAAACTTCTCTGGTTCCGGAAATATATCTGGGTCCATTTGAATCGCGTTAATTGGTACAAACACCAATGTTCCCTCTTCTATAACTACTTCGCTGTTTGGCAGCTTGTATTCCTTTGTACATCTTCGAAACAATGCTCGCAGTGGTGGATACTTTCTCATTGTTTCTGAAATGGATAAATTTAACAACATAAAgtcttaaacaatttttattacaatttaaaaatttgggACTTTCGGTGTCTCCCACGCGTAAATTCGGAACttacttttttcaataaaatacggAGTCACGGAATCGAAACTTAATGTTAGGTTACGGAACTAATGGTATTAATTTGTACAGAAGTGTGAAAATAACAGAAAGTTCGAGTTTATATTTATCTTAGGTATACGTTATATATCGGTAGTTAGGAATGGATTCATGGATTTAGGTCGTCTATCTCAATGTTGTCTCTACCTATGCTTTCATATACCTCTATAGTTTAAGTTCTTTGCTATAAGGGAACTATTTTAGCACACACGCGTAATTTATAAGACCTTTTGCAAATAATGATTGTCACAATCTAGTCGTAGAACGTTTCGCAATATTATTTGCCCGTGACACACAAAATTGCTAACGTATGTCCTTTATGAtcaatttagaatttttaaaaataattataagtgagataaattaaaaattttaattaattcttcgatctttttatatttaagaaattactACCTGTTTTAccgttatgttttttttttattattatgtatataactagtctggccataaatactgttacataaaaacttttcttttttcaactttttaattattatgaaattgaaacacgtatacttattatttttaaaacttatttcgattttgcgccatttcacatattttttcgtgttcattatcaagttacaatatggaatggggtgttaaagaaaataggattGCAGTGATTGCCTTGCACAAAGTAGGTATGGAGCCGTCGATCATATTCCAGACACTTCAAAAGCTTGGTATCAGCCGTATGTTCGTATATCGTACTATCAACAGAAACAGTAATACTTCGTCTGTCGAAAACCAGAAAATATCGGGGCGGCCGCGTGTTCTTAGAACTACAAAGGCTGTTAATGCTGTTAAAGCCAGAATTCGTCGAAACCCCATTAGGAAGCAAAAATACCTTATCGCAAAAAATGAAGATTCGCGCTAGGACTCTGtcgcgtattataaaacaagacctGAAGCTCGGTGCTTATCGCCGATATACAGGACATGCCCTAAATCaatctttacaattaaaaagaGTAGATCGATCAAAACGCCTTCTATCGCGATACGCAGGTGAAAGGCACAGAAATATTCTCCTTATCGATGAAAAAATTTTCATGATTGAAGAACACTACAATAAGCAAAATGACTTCaaattatggtcagttttagaggaCATGGCCTGTTTTAAACGACACGGCGAAATAGtctcttaaaaaatctttggaGCAAGCAGTGGCGAAATTTCCCTTGGAAACAGTGCGTAAATCCATAGATTCGTGTCCAAACAGATTAAAGACCTGTATAAAAGCTAAAGGTGGCCATttcgaatagaatattttttttatttttttgctgagacattaataaatatgtaggtataaattttaatattttacattacttcattaaaaaaatacattttcatttgtaacagaacttatggctggactaggtatatatatgtactgtgtggctacgctactgaagaatatagccaccccctctcttcccgtgggtgtcgtaagaggcgactaagggataacacagttccgttaccaccttggaacttaaaaagccgaccgttggcgggataaccatccaactgctggctttgaaatacacaggcagaacacgggcagtagcgtcttcagtgcgacaaagccagtactgcggtcaccaacccgcctgcccagcgtggtgact
This genomic interval carries:
- the LOC123662191 gene encoding uncharacterized protein LOC123662191, coding for MEKITLCEEHRFIEKAETEVNGVWKGAHLLLFFLAFVFGSFCTFSFHMLMYLFDEKCVLFPKLLSLSSFRQNIIYEFIPEDKEAADMLPVDFLSTQWVEKSACLLPTYVPLVSGIFGLVWTTMFLMCSTGSRVLTGLQRPWRVLPPVFLFSVIMGILCVYTSTVTHYGLQELCLKLSEITGSSTCTYTINVATLAYERRIRGVYQATRLTILSAWLHTACWVLSALLSLMRVILAVDFQLVKVTVQLRGNIDRMLEHHEKHIRTVSPETLEANQPYTPVHHSRNLIQLHFKKNFRSSLLANNEQNIINDTDDDVNLLYYSGLPKEKSEPSLVQIERDKLDKMSAYKSVAKKHRFIIKMLLDLVDNVHTSQTSDIISSSSSLESISESAPIIRQYGQQRISSKFIYKSPTRNQEIESEDLLAAEAITSEIKRHLQIKLNREISELNKINYTSSNIPSKSSMNITPEMQKVLEEKKGATSKFNSSDSNKPGVHQEKKKTELKSNLKQVGIQTDDKMKDKSLKVKIDSHTSVIDLDTSTTLDSQTTKKNKETQTKKEKQE